GGAGAGCCAGCGGGCGAGGCTCGGGCCGTCGATGCCTCCGGCTCGGGTGCGGGTGATGTGTCCGCGGGAGAGCCAGGATCGGACGGTCCCGGGCTTCACGCCGTACAGGGCGCACACGTCGGCGACCGTGAGGCGGTCGCTCATGCTCGGGCGCCCGGTACGGGGATGCCGACGCGGCGGCACCATGCGGCGTACTCCTCGGTCGGTGGCATGGGGAACCGCTCGCCCTCGGCGACCTGTCCGTCGGCGTGGGTCGGCCGGTTGGAGGGCTCGGGCTGGTACCCGGCGACCATCACTCGGACGGCCCCGGTGCGGAGCTCCGCGGCGGCCAGGACGGCGGCGGGGCTCACCATGGGTCGGCCGGCGCCTCCGAACCATGGGCGCCCGTCGGTGGGGTCGAGACTGTATGTGCGCCTGACGATGTGCTCTTGCCATTCGGTGAGCGGGCCGGTGTGCTCGGTGAGCCATTCGACCACGCGGTCGGCGAGCGGCCGGTCGGCGGCGGCGCACAGTCGCTCGATGGTGCGGTCGCGGTGAGCGATGGTGCGGCGTTGTTCGCTCATGGTGGCTTCGGCCTCGGCGTGGTAGCTCTCGAACTGGGTTGCGATGCTCACGGGGTGATCTCCTCGGGGTCGGTGTCGAGCGTGGATTCGGCGAGGGCGAGGACGTCTCGCGGCCCGTAGCGTCGGCCGCATGTGTGGCAGGTGATCGGGGTGTCGGGCCCGGCCCGGTAGACGGGGGCGAGGCAGTAGTCGAGGGGGCCTTCGAGCTCGGGCGGTTCGGTGTCGGCGCCCCACTCGATCCAGTCGAGCGACCAGGGCGGGCAGCGGGGGAGCCAGGAGGACACGCACGGGCCGAGGTAGATCGCCCGGTCGCGGTCGTGGGCGCGGTTGAGAGCTGTTGTTATCGCGCGTATCTCGTCGTAGCAGTCGGTGAGGAACGGGGCGGCGAGGAGCTGCGGCCAGTACCACGGATCTTGAAGGACTGAGAGTGCGCCCCCGAGCGTGTAGATGGGTGAGTCGTCGCCCGTGAGCTCCAACAGGTTTGCGGCCCAGGCGCGGACGGCGGCGGGCGGGTAGGTGACGCTCGCGCGATCCTCGGGGTCGAGGGTGGTCCTCGGGTCGAGTAGGGCGAGGACGTCGAGGCGCAGCGGGGCGGGGCTCGCGCCGGGGGCGCCGGTGTTGGTGCGTTCCTGCGGGCCGCTGTCGAGGATCTCGGTCGAGAGGGTGAGGTAATCCCGTTCGATGGATCCCAACCATCCCCAGAGCTGGACGGTGCACCGTTCGCAGAGCTGCCCGGCGGTGTACCAATCCCACCGCGGCGAGGGGGTCGGCCGGCCGAGCCCGGCCGGGTCGGGTTGGCGGCATCCCCGGATGCACGTCTCGATCATTCGCCGGTCCTGTCGTGTTCGATCGCTTCGTCGTCGCCGAATTGGCGCCAGTCGGGCCAGGTCCGGCCCTCGTTCTTGTCCTGCTTCGCTACCAGAGCGGCGACGACGGCGGCCGGTGTGGCGACTCTGAGCGCGCCGTCGAACGCCAGGATCACGACGTCCATCCATTCGGAGAGATCCTCTGGGGCGGCGGCGATCTCGGCGATCTCCGAACCAATGTGGGCGAGGATGCCGGTCGTCCGGGGTGCCGGGCCGAAGGTCTCGCGAGACCATGCGGCTTGCCGTTCCAGGTGGGCGGCGAGGTCGACGGCGGATCGGCGGGCGTGCTCTCGCCGTCCGGCGGTGGTGTCGGCGTAGTCGGTCATGCGTTGGTCCTGCGTTCCAGGGCCGCGGGGACGACGAGACCGGCGGCGAGGCGCCAGGCCCAGCGGCGCGCGTCGAGCTCCTCTTCGGCGTCGAGGTCGGCGCGTAGCTGTGCGGCCCATTCGCGCTGCGCCCGGTAGATGCTGGATGCGATCTCGCCTCGGTTGGTGCGGTTGCGGAGCATCGGGGCGGCGACGAGATCGCGCTCGTTGACGCCGAGGAGCTCGGGGGTGACGTCGGGAATCTTCACGCGGTTTCCTTTGCGGGGTAGGCGGTTCGGTGCCAATGGCACTCGGCGCAATGGCTGCTCGGGTAGGTGGTGAGGGCGGGGAAGCGGCATCGGGGGTCTTGCGTGACGTGGCCGGGGCGGTGCCCGGCGAGGATCTCGTCGTCGGTGCGGTCATTGGGGCTGTCGCCCGAGCTCACTCGGTGACGCTCCAATCCATCGGGGCGGGCTTGTCGGGGGTGAGCTCGATTCGGCATGACGGGGTGTCGGCGAGCTCGATCCGGTAGGACTCTTCGGCGATGACTCCCCAGTGGTCCTCGGGGATCAGTCCGGCGTCTCGCATCCCGTCGAGGGCGGCTTTCATGGTGGGCGTTGAGGCGCCGACGTCGCGTTGTATGCGGTTGGTGACTACCCAAACGAACCGGGCGTGTAACGGGCCGGGGAGCGGGCCGACTGAGGCGACGATCGGGCGGGCGGTGAGCTTCGCGGCGTGCCGAATGTCGCGCGTGACGCGGGCTTTCGCGTGGGTGCCGAGCCGGTGGTTCGATCGGAGGGGAGGCGCCGGCCACGGCATGGGGACGATCACGCGGAGTGGACGAGGCGCATCGGGCCGAATGAGCGATTGAGCTCGGCCCACGGGCGGGGCGCTGGCGGGCGTATCCCGTTGCTCGACCAGAGCCCGGCGGAACGGGAGAGCTGCCAGGAGTCGCCGTCAGCGTCGAGCACGATCGAGCCGACTCGGAGGTTCGAGAGCTGCTGCGGGGTGAGCAACGCGGGGGCGGGATCTTCGAGGATCTCGGCGTCGACAATCGAGCCGAGCTCGACCAGTTGCCCGAGGCGGGCCTCGATCGCGAGCAGGGCGTGACCGTTGCCGAGGGCGATCTCCCGGTCGGGGTTCTCGGTGGTGCGGGGGTTGATCGCTTCGCGGAGGTGTTGGGCGGCGGCGGCGCGGTGATCTGTCATCGGGTGACCTTTCGGGCTCGGGTGAAGCGTTCGAGGGCGAGGCGCACTTGCTGCGGCGCGGGGATCTCGGGGGCGGTTCGGCGGGTGATGCCGAGGTCGCGGTCGGCGAGGGCTCGGGCGGCGGCCGGGGGGTGTCCGTTCATCAGGCGGGCGTGCCAGGCTCGGCGGTATCGCTGCTCGGCCTGGTAGGGGAGACCGGGGGGGAACGGGGGCTCTCCGGCGGCGGCGATGATCCGGCGGCGGTTGGCTTTGACGGCGGCCATGAGCGAGGCGGGCATGATGCGCTCGGTGGTGGTCGAGTAGTGGGCGACGACGGCGTTCGACGCTTCTCCGAGGTCGAGGTCGCCGAGCGCGGCGGCCCAAACCTTCGAGTCGGCCTCCCCGACGGTGCGCATGTCGAACGCGGCGCACACGCCGAGGAGCTTCGCGGCCTCGGACGGCATCATCGGCGGGCCCCGGCCGAGATGTGCTCGGCGAGCACCCAAGCCTTGACGGTGGTGTCGTAGGCGATCGGCCGGCCGATTCCGTATGGGGTGCGGCAGCACGCGCAACGGCCGGGGGTGCTGGCCGGGGCGGGCGCGTAGAGGCTCACGCGGGGTCACCCGAGCGGCATCCGTAGGGCGAGCAACCGTCGGCGCTGCCTTCCTCTGCCTCAATGTCCTTGATCAGTTCGAGCGCGTCGAGCTGGCGGTCTTTCCACTCGCCCCGCGTCACGCGGTCGATTGGGGCGATGGAGAGCGGGAGGCGCGAGCGGTGCAAGAACTGCTCGCCCCGCATCGGGACGCCGCGGCGGCCACCCTTGCGGATCTCGACGTCGAACGCCACGGCGTCGGCCCATTCTTCGGGGCGGTTGTCGCGGAGC
This window of the Nakamurella panacisegetis genome carries:
- a CDS encoding dATP/dGTP pyrophosphohydrolase domain-containing protein, which codes for MTDYADTTAGRREHARRSAVDLAAHLERQAAWSRETFGPAPRTTGILAHIGSEIAEIAAAPEDLSEWMDVVILAFDGALRVATPAAVVAALVAKQDKNEGRTWPDWRQFGDDEAIEHDRTGE